A window of Tatumella citrea genomic DNA:
TGGATAGCAGAACCACTTATCGGTCAGCAGGGGATACTGGCTTCAGCTCTGACGCCTCCCCAAACCAGCATTTTGTTGCTCAGCAAACCGGTACAGGGGCGTCAGGAATGGCCTTGCATCAGCGAACAGCCGTTAGCCAGACAGGCCCGGGTTAAGGTCGTGGCGGTGATCAACGATGATATTGTGAAAGTGGAAGCCGTTTAATTATTCAGACTATTTTTTAAGGAGGAAACCATGTCACCAGGACTTATGGCATTAGCGTTAATCATTATTTTACTGGCAATCAGTTTTTTCAAATGTGTGCGGATTGTACCTCAGGCTGATCAATGGATTGTCGAACGATTAGGGAAATACCACAGTACACTCAACCCCGGCCTGAATATTCTGATCCCGTTTATTGACGTTGTCGCTTATAAAATGTCGGCCAAAGATCAGTTATTTGAAGTCAAAGGAATAGAAGGAATTACCAAAGATAATGCAACTGTCGGAGTGAACGCGATTTGCTTTATCCGGATTGCTGATCCTAATAAAGCAGCTTACGGTGTCGACAGTTACAGTGCTGCGGTACAAAACCTTGTGATGACCACCATCCGTAATGCTGTCGGTGGGATGAACCTGGATGATACGCTGTCGAATCGTGATCAACTTGCGATTACTCTGCGAGCTAATATGGAAGAGCAGATGAATGACTGGGGACTGATCCTGAGAACCGTTGATATTCAGGATATTACCCCGTCAGATTCGATGCGAAAATCGATGGAACAGCAGGCAGCCGCTGAGCGGGAACGTAAAGCCACAGAAACCCGCGCCGAAGGGAATAAAAATGCGGCGATCCGCGAAGCGGAAGGGAAAAAACAGGCAATGATTTTAGATGCAGAAGCCAAACTGGAGGCTTCGCGTCGTGAAGCCGAAGCCATCGAAACACTGGCCAGTGGTCAGAAAAAAGCGACAGAGCAGCTTGCTGAGGCACTGAGCGCTGCTGGTGGTCATCAGGCAATGTCTTTCCAACTGGCGAATAACTATGTGATGACACTCAGTGAATTGTCGAAGAGTGATAACGCTAAAGTCGTTGCGATGCCTGCAGACCTCGCGCAGGCAGTG
This region includes:
- a CDS encoding SPFH domain-containing protein translates to MSPGLMALALIIILLAISFFKCVRIVPQADQWIVERLGKYHSTLNPGLNILIPFIDVVAYKMSAKDQLFEVKGIEGITKDNATVGVNAICFIRIADPNKAAYGVDSYSAAVQNLVMTTIRNAVGGMNLDDTLSNRDQLAITLRANMEEQMNDWGLILRTVDIQDITPSDSMRKSMEQQAAAERERKATETRAEGNKNAAIREAEGKKQAMILDAEAKLEASRREAEAIETLASGQKKATEQLAEALSAAGGHQAMSFQLANNYVMTLSELSKSDNAKVVAMPADLAQAVGGLLNAGALMSVGAEAVSGNGKSR